The Alosa sapidissima isolate fAloSap1 chromosome 5, fAloSap1.pri, whole genome shotgun sequence genome has a window encoding:
- the LOC121709583 gene encoding HMG box transcription factor BBX, with product MKGGGRGKEPPVEGEVSGKRPKRKCLQWHPLLSKKALDFSEEEEEEDEEELDKGTVLCAQSGGPEVVCGAVEEGEEDTSEQRARRPMNAFLLFCKRHRSLVRQEHPRLDNRGATKILADWWAVLEPKEKQKYTDMAKEYKDAFMKANPGYKWCPTTNKPVKSSSQTVGNARKKVWSFPTNPTKDPPVAKKVPKTDNKPQLNFAMADPTKMGGLSMLLLAGEHALTARELSSNTSPTVDTNATKHNGKSALFQLAEISSNTHRSPAECKQEEKSPLGSLTESSGSSVPGPPVSPKNYAMSPLFQLAEISSSTSKPSVLDGKQCGQSALFQLAEMCLASEAEKREALSSQPAGDPAPVFSENSSTNMDPMDQRNSPDLPRTTPSLSSSASSSSSASSTPTDKTPPLLSQPKNVKKKKKDCKETLKADKTQGSVKKAPKKRQSSESDLDSVIEAVAKGTWGTEETPTKKPCIPNSDKSTPPGLQHSPKKKMKPKVKKPLKAKEEAVEEDVQTEEKEKEEEKESKGGDGEPQDLPVVKEELPISPKREVEAPSMKTDSTLLGKEDMDSHSPLEALVKSEERDTEAKSESCGSRKSERSCKGALYKTLVSEGMLTSLRANVDRGKRGSVRGSVSDQEGAWTEEAWAFPQTGASNPKKLKKSKSKDETAPGLGKLEEEFEKKFNSLPQYSPLTFDKKNTSVTKKKKTFPPTISDQAKPNKGSSASQKKTLFHKIVSKYKHKKERPNTLDKAITMSESPVPEAMQKDKPCGQVSLEAQRAAEMLVGSQKRKARKNKITHLVRTADGRLSPAEEDKAKELSQDKEEKPLTEESLCNEEGCFTEADQRDAPEGLPAFFSLAALAEVAAMENVHRGQRAVSLPSESQAKDMAAQTPVLISCADQ from the exons ATGAAAGGTGGAGGCCGCGGGAAGGAGCCACCTGTGGAGGGGGAGGTCAGCGGCAAACGGCCCAAGCGCAAGTGTCTGCAGTGGCATCCTCTTCTCTCTAAGAAAGCCTTGGATTTctctgaggaggaagaggaggaggatgaggaggaattGGATAAA GGGACCGTGCTGTGTGCACAAAGTGGAGGACCGGAGGTGGTGTGTGGGGCTGtggaggagggtgaggaggacaCGTCTGAACAGCGCGCCCGTCGGCCCATGAATGCTTTCTTACTTTTCTGCAAGCGCCACCGCTCTCTAGTTCGTCAGGAGCACCCCCGTCTGGACAACCGTGGGGCCACAAAAATCCTAGCAGATTGGTGGGCAGTGCTGGAGCCCAAGGAGAAGcaaaaatacacagatatggcaaAAGAG TATAAAGATGCTTTTATGAAGGCGAACCCTGGGTATAAATGGTGTCCAACTACCAACAAGCCTGTCAAGAGTTCCTCTCAAACAGTTGGCAATGCCCGCAAAAAAGTCTGGTCTTTCCCCACCAACCCCACGAAGGACCCTCCTGTTGCCAAAAAAGTGCCCAAGACTGACAACAAGCCACAGCTTAACTTTGCCATGGCAg ATCCTACTAAAATGGGGGGACTAAGTATGCTGCTGTTGGCTGGCGAGCATGCCCTGACTGCCAGAGAG CTGTCGTCTAACACGTCCCCCACTGTTGACACAAATGCTACAAAACACAATGGAAAATCTGCCCTCTTTCAGCTTGCTGAG ATATCCTCCAACACTCATCGATCTCCTGCGGAATGTAAACAGGAAGAGAAGAGTCCACTGGGAAGTCTCACTGAG TCCTCTGGAAGTTCAGTGCCTGGTCCACCAGTCTCACCCAAAAACTATGCCATGTCCCCTTTATTTCAGCTAGCAGAG ATTTCCTCCAGTACCTCCAAGCCCTCTGTTCTTGATGGGAAACAGTGCGGACAGTCAGCTCTCTTCCAGCTTGCTGAG ATGTGCTTGGCTTCTGAGGCGGAGAAAAGAGAGGCCTTGTCTTCCCAGCCTGCAGGTGACCCGGCTCCTGTTTTCTCTGAGAACAGTTCCACAAACATGGATCCCATGGATCAAAGAAACTCTCCAGACCTTCCTCGAACCACACCTTCCCTTTCCTCCTCtgcctcatcttcctcctctgcctcctccaccCCGACTGACAAAACACCACCACTGCTCAGCCAGCCGAAgaatgtgaaaaagaaaaagaaggactGCAAAGAAACTCTCAAGGCTGATAAGACTCAAGGTTCTGTGAAAAAAGCCCCCAAGAAGCGGCAGTCCTCTGAGTCTGACCTGGACAGTGTCATTGAAGCTGTGGCTAAAGGGACCTGGGGTACGGAGGAGACGCCCACGAAGAAACCCTGCATCCCAAACAGTGACAAAAGCACTCCCCCTGGGCTACAACATTCACCAAAAAAGAAGATGAAGCCTAAAGTGAAGAAACCACTCAAAGCAAAAGAAGAGGCCGTGGAGGAGGACGTACaaacagaagagaaagagaaggaagaggagaaggaatcGAAAGGGGGTGATGGCGAGCCACAAGATCTTCCTGTGGTGAAGGAAGAGCTGCCAATCTCCCCTAAGAGGGAAGTTGAGGCCCCTAGCATGAAAACAGACTCCACTCTTCTGGGAAAGGAGGACATGGATTCCCACAGCCCACTGGAGGCCCTGGTCAAATCTGAGGAGAGAGACACCGAGGCCAAGTCTGAAAGCTGTGGCTCCAGGAAGTCAGAGAGAAGCTGCAAGGGGGCCCTGTACAAAACGCTGGTGTCAGAGGGGATGCTAACATCACTGAGAGCAAATGTGGACAGAG GAAAGAGAGGCTCTGTCCGAGGGAGTGTGTCTGATCAGGAAGGAGCTTGGACGGAGGAGGCCTGGGCATTTCCTCAGACCGGTGCAAGCAACCCCAAGAAGTTAAAAAAGTCTAAATCTAAAGATGAGACTGCACCAGG TTTAGGAAAGCTTGAAGAGGAGTTTGAGAAGAAGTTCAACAGCTTGCCACAGTACAGCCCTTTGACATTTGACAAAAAGAACACCTCCGTCaccaagaagaaaaaaacatttccccCCACGATCAGTGATCAAGCCAAGCCTAATAAGG GTTCATCTGCATCTCAGAAAAAAACTTTATTCCACAAGATCGTTAGCAAGTACAAGCACAAAAAGGAGAGGCCCAATACCTTGGATAAAG CCATAACTATGAGCGAGTCCCCTGTGCCCGAGGCCATGCAGAAGGACAAGCCATGTGGCCAGGTGTCCCTGGAGGCCCAGCGGGCTGCAGAGATGCTGGTGGGCAGTCAGAAGAGGAAGGCCAGGAAGAATAAGATCACCCACCTGGTGCGCACCGCTGATGGCAGGCTGTCCCCAGCAGAGG AAGACAAAGCCAAGGAGTTGTCCCAGGACAAGGAGGAAAAGCCATTAACCGAAGAGTCTTTATGCAATGAAGAGGGGTGCTTCACTGAGGCAGACCAGAGGGATGCACCTGAAGGCCTTCCAGCCTTCTTCAGCCTAGCTGCCCTCGCTGAAGTAGCAGCCATGGAGAACGTGCACAG